A region of Candidatus Poribacteria bacterium DNA encodes the following proteins:
- the queC gene encoding 7-cyano-7-deazaguanine synthase QueC, whose amino-acid sequence MASDRPPAIVLLSGGIDSATALAIAVDDGFDAYALSFDYGQRHRHELDAAHRIAAALGAVEHRTARIDLRAFGGSALTDDIAVPKGRDAGDIGEGIPITYVPARNTIFLAFALAYAEVRGASDLFIGVNALDYSGYPDCRPEFIEAFERMANLATKAGVEGTTRIRVRTPLIALTKAEIIRRGAALGVDYALTHSCYDPSDDGAACGACDSCLLRAKGFREAGIPDPTHYATVSAR is encoded by the coding sequence GTGGCGTCTGACCGTCCGCCTGCCATCGTGCTCCTGAGCGGCGGGATCGACTCGGCGACGGCTCTCGCCATCGCGGTGGACGACGGTTTCGACGCTTACGCGCTGAGCTTCGACTACGGACAGCGCCACCGCCACGAGCTCGACGCTGCCCATCGCATCGCTGCCGCGCTCGGCGCCGTCGAGCACCGCACGGCGCGGATCGACCTGCGAGCGTTCGGAGGCTCCGCCCTGACCGACGACATCGCCGTGCCCAAGGGCAGAGATGCTGGCGACATCGGCGAGGGAATCCCCATCACCTACGTGCCTGCGCGGAACACGATCTTCCTCGCGTTCGCGCTCGCCTACGCCGAGGTGCGGGGCGCGAGCGACCTGTTCATCGGCGTCAACGCGCTCGACTACTCAGGCTACCCCGACTGCCGCCCGGAGTTCATCGAGGCGTTCGAGCGCATGGCGAACCTGGCGACGAAGGCGGGCGTCGAGGGAACGACGCGAATCCGGGTCCGCACGCCCCTCATCGCGCTGACGAAAGCCGAGATCATCCGCCGGGGAGCCGCCCTGGGCGTGGACTACGCGCTGACCCACTCGTGCTACGACCCGTCCGACGACGGAGCCGCTTGCGGCGCGTGCGACTCCTGCCTGCTGCGTGCCAAGGGGTTCCGCGAGGCGGGCATCCCCGACCCGACACACTACGCCACCGTATCCGCACGCTGA
- a CDS encoding 7-carboxy-7-deazaguanine synthase QueE yields the protein MKYSELFHSIQGEGTLVGVPSVFFRTSFCNLRCIWCDTPYTSWEPEDRDIAVEEAFERIASYGCRHVVITGGEPFIQARELAGLCGLLDEGGYHTTVETNATVFAPVRAQLISMSPKLANSNPTSDRRALAMHEPHRYAPDVIRAFAARHACQVKFVVCEPSDMDEIDAIVRECELAPSSVVLMPEGRTPDETRTRTAWLAEACVERGYRLSPRLHIDIWGTKRGV from the coding sequence ATGAAGTACAGCGAGCTCTTCCACTCGATCCAGGGCGAGGGAACCCTCGTCGGCGTTCCCAGCGTCTTCTTCCGCACGAGCTTCTGTAACCTCCGCTGCATCTGGTGCGACACGCCCTACACGAGTTGGGAGCCGGAGGATCGCGATATCGCCGTCGAAGAGGCGTTCGAGCGGATCGCGTCCTACGGCTGCCGACATGTCGTCATCACAGGCGGGGAGCCGTTCATCCAGGCGAGGGAACTGGCAGGGCTCTGCGGTCTGCTCGACGAAGGCGGCTACCACACGACGGTCGAGACGAACGCGACCGTCTTCGCGCCGGTGCGGGCGCAACTCATCTCGATGAGCCCCAAGCTCGCCAACTCGAATCCCACGAGCGACCGCCGAGCGTTGGCGATGCACGAGCCGCATCGGTACGCGCCTGACGTCATCCGCGCGTTCGCGGCGCGGCATGCCTGCCAGGTCAAGTTCGTCGTGTGCGAACCGTCGGACATGGATGAGATCGACGCCATCGTCCGCGAGTGTGAGCTCGCTCCGAGCTCGGTCGTGCTCATGCCGGAGGGCAGAACGCCAGACGAGACCCGCACTCGCACGGCGTGGCTTGCGGAGGCGTGCGTCGAGCGAGGCTATCGGCTCTCTCCGAGGCTCCACATCGACATCTGGGGGACCAAGCGTGGCGTCTGA
- a CDS encoding type II toxin-antitoxin system VapC family toxin, whose translation MARDSGEVTHTRTHYLFDSDVLIWALRNHAPTVELLRSLVTDARPVCSAFTVFEVWAGARAGEEPKTRRFFEPFRVLPVSRPVAEVAALYWQTFHRQGQTPGKVDMLLAATARIHGLTLITYNRRHFPMNDIAIFEDMPAI comes from the coding sequence CTGGCACGGGATTCGGGAGAAGTGACCCATACGAGGACGCACTATCTCTTCGATTCGGACGTTCTGATTTGGGCGCTTCGGAACCATGCACCGACTGTCGAGCTCTTGCGCTCCCTTGTCACCGATGCGAGGCCCGTCTGTTCTGCCTTTACGGTCTTCGAGGTGTGGGCTGGCGCGAGAGCGGGCGAGGAACCCAAGACTCGTCGCTTCTTCGAGCCGTTCCGCGTGCTGCCGGTCAGCCGTCCAGTCGCTGAGGTAGCCGCTCTTTATTGGCAGACATTCCACCGACAAGGTCAAACGCCTGGCAAGGTCGACATGCTGCTGGCGGCAACGGCACGCATCCACGGGCTAACGCTCATCACCTACAACCGCCGCCACTTCCCGATGAACGACATCGCGATCTTCGAGGACATGCCCGCCATCTGA
- the zwf gene encoding glucose-6-phosphate dehydrogenase, which produces MDFTVTTGATQPEPPKVPCALVIFGVAGDLSRRKLLPSLFQLWRQGHLHPATSIVGVARREWGDDAFRDEVRECLSEFAAGFEVGSDEWASFAARLFFVALDLEDAQGFHRLASRLAALSTDGQRYVFYLSTPPDAIATVVDHIESAGLASSPEPGWHRIVVEKPFGHDLASSQALNARLLRAFREERVYRIDHYLGKESVQNLLVFRFGNTIYESIWNRRYVDHVQITVAETLGVETRGPFYESTGALRDIVQNHVIQLMATVAMEPPSSLDARHVRLEKVKVAEALRPIAAEDILRGQYIAGEHGEAPVPGYREESRVAPTSTTETYVAGKLFIDTWRWSGVPFYFRTGKRLPKRVTEVAIHFKEPPLALFRDCQGTPCRNVLAIRIQPNEGIALSFAAKTPGVSMDIATVEMDFRYDRAFRQPLSDAYETLLLDVIQGDSMLFAPAEMHDAAWRVLTPVLTAWAASSAGLAFYRAGTWGPAEADELLIRDGREWHSL; this is translated from the coding sequence ATGGATTTCACCGTCACGACAGGCGCGACGCAGCCGGAACCGCCGAAGGTTCCGTGTGCGCTGGTCATCTTCGGCGTCGCGGGGGATCTCTCGCGCCGGAAGCTGCTTCCGTCGCTGTTCCAGCTTTGGCGGCAGGGGCACCTCCATCCGGCAACGTCCATCGTCGGCGTCGCTAGGCGTGAATGGGGTGACGACGCGTTCCGCGATGAAGTGCGCGAATGCCTGTCCGAGTTTGCCGCAGGCTTCGAGGTCGGTTCCGATGAATGGGCGTCCTTCGCCGCGCGGCTCTTCTTCGTCGCCCTCGACCTGGAAGACGCCCAGGGGTTCCACCGCTTGGCGAGCCGGCTTGCGGCGCTGAGTACTGACGGGCAGCGGTATGTCTTCTATCTCTCGACGCCGCCGGATGCCATCGCGACCGTCGTCGATCACATAGAATCGGCGGGGCTGGCATCGTCGCCGGAGCCGGGGTGGCATCGGATCGTCGTCGAGAAGCCCTTCGGGCACGACTTGGCGAGCTCCCAGGCGCTGAACGCGCGGCTCCTACGTGCCTTCCGCGAGGAACGGGTCTATCGGATCGATCATTACCTTGGCAAAGAGAGCGTCCAGAATCTGCTCGTCTTCCGATTCGGGAACACGATCTACGAGTCCATCTGGAACCGGCGGTACGTCGATCACGTCCAGATCACCGTCGCGGAGACGCTGGGCGTCGAGACTCGGGGCCCGTTCTACGAATCGACCGGCGCTCTGCGCGACATTGTCCAGAACCACGTCATCCAGTTGATGGCGACAGTGGCGATGGAGCCGCCCTCGTCGCTCGACGCGCGCCATGTGCGGCTGGAGAAGGTCAAAGTCGCCGAGGCGCTGCGTCCCATCGCGGCAGAGGACATCCTGCGGGGCCAGTACATCGCTGGCGAGCATGGCGAGGCGCCCGTGCCGGGATACCGCGAGGAGAGCCGCGTCGCGCCGACCTCAACGACGGAGACATACGTCGCCGGCAAACTCTTCATCGACACGTGGCGATGGAGTGGCGTGCCGTTCTACTTTCGAACCGGCAAGCGGCTGCCCAAGCGCGTCACCGAAGTCGCCATCCACTTCAAGGAGCCGCCTCTCGCCCTGTTCCGCGACTGCCAGGGAACGCCCTGCCGGAACGTCCTGGCGATCCGCATCCAGCCCAACGAGGGCATCGCCCTGTCGTTCGCCGCCAAGACGCCCGGCGTGTCGATGGACATCGCGACGGTCGAGATGGATTTCCGCTATGACCGCGCGTTCCGTCAGCCGTTGTCGGATGCCTACGAGACGCTGCTCCTCGACGTCATCCAGGGCGACTCGATGCTTTTCGCCCCGGCGGAGATGCACGACGCCGCGTGGCGTGTTCTGACACCCGTCCTGACGGCGTGGGCGGCGTCGTCAGCCGGACTGGCGTTCTACCGGGCTGGTACGTGGGGACCCGCCGAGGCGGACGAGCTCCTGATCCGCGACGGCAGGGAGTGGCACTCCCTCTGA
- a CDS encoding ammonium transporter → MGNTELIYAALGATLAVAGVAVMVVGYARSKTAGHSSVLLAVVLWIGVLLQWAVGSGFAYGDSASGLVGTTGFFSLGTGVPMGSASAWWFYTMLAVFAGTVAVSGMLGRTRFGASMIVILVTMGVIVPVVQHWVWHPNGWLHSLGFRDFGGAAAIHILGGAAALGATRAVGPRIGRYSREGLPNALPAHNLPMSAVGFWLLTIGWLGLLMGRGTQVSNIVGVPTPPLAEIAVVALLGQSAGALAAMSFAWGRFGKPDVALILNGAVAGTVAVVAAADRLNPLAGVIVGGVGGFLSVLGTQWSDRLQLDDVGGVVPVHGLAGVWGCLVAGLLVPSEGLLMGGGSRLLVAQVIGIAAVAAAGAGAMWLTCTILSRFAGLRVSRDDELEGLDHVEHSNEAYPDFQRAEFK, encoded by the coding sequence ATGGGTAACACGGAACTGATCTACGCAGCGTTGGGCGCGACACTGGCAGTCGCCGGAGTCGCCGTCATGGTGGTCGGCTACGCGCGATCCAAGACCGCCGGGCATAGTTCGGTGCTCCTGGCGGTGGTCCTTTGGATCGGCGTTCTGCTCCAGTGGGCGGTCGGAAGCGGGTTCGCATACGGGGATTCCGCGTCGGGGCTCGTCGGCACGACGGGGTTCTTCTCGCTGGGTACCGGTGTCCCGATGGGCTCGGCGTCGGCGTGGTGGTTCTACACGATGCTCGCCGTGTTCGCCGGGACCGTCGCCGTGTCGGGAATGCTGGGCAGGACGCGGTTCGGCGCGTCGATGATCGTCATTCTGGTGACGATGGGCGTCATCGTGCCGGTCGTCCAGCACTGGGTCTGGCATCCGAACGGATGGCTGCACTCGCTGGGGTTCCGCGACTTCGGCGGGGCGGCGGCGATCCACATCCTTGGCGGGGCGGCGGCTCTGGGGGCGACTCGCGCCGTTGGTCCGAGGATCGGGCGCTACTCGCGCGAGGGGCTGCCGAACGCGCTGCCGGCGCACAATCTGCCCATGAGCGCCGTCGGGTTCTGGCTCCTGACGATCGGATGGCTCGGGCTCCTGATGGGCAGGGGGACGCAGGTGAGCAACATCGTCGGCGTTCCGACGCCTCCGCTCGCCGAGATCGCCGTCGTGGCTCTGCTGGGACAGTCGGCGGGGGCGTTGGCGGCGATGTCGTTCGCGTGGGGGCGGTTCGGGAAGCCGGACGTCGCGCTCATCCTGAACGGCGCGGTCGCCGGGACGGTCGCGGTCGTCGCGGCGGCGGATCGGCTGAATCCATTGGCTGGCGTCATCGTCGGGGGGGTCGGCGGGTTCCTGTCGGTGTTGGGAACGCAGTGGAGCGACCGGCTGCAGCTTGACGACGTGGGCGGCGTCGTGCCGGTTCACGGGCTGGCGGGCGTCTGGGGATGCCTCGTGGCAGGACTGCTCGTTCCGAGTGAAGGGCTCTTGATGGGCGGGGGGTCGCGCTTGCTGGTCGCGCAGGTGATCGGCATCGCGGCTGTCGCCGCTGCTGGAGCCGGCGCGATGTGGCTCACCTGCACGATCCTGTCGCGATTCGCTGGGCTTCGAGTCTCCCGCGACGACGAGCTGGAAGGGCTGGATCACGTGGAGCACTCCAACGAGGCATACCCGGACTTCCAGCGCGCCGAGTTCAAGTAA
- a CDS encoding agmatine deiminase family protein: protein MSARYRMPAEWEPHAATWLAWPHNPETWYLGVERAERAFVEMIRALVTGEIVCVLVNDEAMELRARTCLQQADVPTARVRLHRIPTNDAWIRDYGPNFVATQDGIALNDWGFNMWGGKYPPWDLDDAVPAQVAALLDMPRVEPGLILEGGSIDVNGTGTLLTTESCLLNPTRNPGMSVNEIENVLRRHLGVTNVLWLGEGIVGDDTDGHVDDITRFVGSRAVVTAVEDDPSDENHEPLADNLCRLQELRAEDGMPLEVVPLPMPEPVEVEGVRLPASYLNFYIGNECVLLPVFGGERDALARSACASLFPTRRIVPIMARDLVLGLGACHCLTQQQPAHRA from the coding sequence ATGAGCGCCCGTTACCGGATGCCGGCGGAGTGGGAGCCCCACGCCGCGACGTGGCTCGCCTGGCCCCACAATCCGGAGACGTGGTACCTCGGCGTCGAGCGGGCTGAACGCGCGTTCGTCGAGATGATCCGAGCCCTCGTGACGGGTGAGATCGTCTGTGTGCTGGTGAACGACGAGGCGATGGAGCTCCGGGCGCGGACGTGCCTCCAGCAAGCGGACGTGCCGACAGCGCGAGTCCGGCTCCATCGTATCCCAACGAACGACGCGTGGATCCGCGACTACGGGCCCAACTTCGTCGCCACCCAGGACGGAATCGCGCTGAACGACTGGGGGTTCAACATGTGGGGCGGGAAGTACCCCCCATGGGACCTGGACGACGCCGTGCCTGCGCAGGTGGCGGCGCTGCTCGACATGCCGCGCGTGGAACCGGGGCTCATCCTGGAGGGCGGCTCCATCGACGTGAACGGAACCGGCACGCTCCTGACGACGGAGTCGTGTTTGCTGAACCCGACGCGGAACCCGGGGATGAGCGTGAACGAGATCGAGAACGTGCTGCGCCGCCACCTGGGTGTAACGAACGTCCTATGGCTGGGCGAGGGCATCGTCGGCGACGACACGGACGGACACGTGGACGACATCACGCGGTTCGTCGGTTCCCGCGCGGTCGTGACGGCGGTCGAGGACGATCCATCGGACGAGAACCACGAGCCCCTGGCGGACAATCTGTGCCGCCTGCAGGAACTGAGAGCCGAGGACGGAATGCCTCTGGAAGTGGTTCCGCTGCCGATGCCGGAACCGGTCGAAGTCGAGGGCGTCCGCCTGCCCGCGAGCTACCTGAACTTCTACATCGGGAACGAGTGCGTGCTGCTTCCGGTGTTCGGAGGAGAGAGAGATGCGCTGGCGAGGTCTGCCTGCGCGAGCCTGTTCCCGACGCGCCGGATCGTGCCGATCATGGCGCGCGATCTGGTGCTTGGGCTGGGCGCCTGCCACTGTCTGACCCAGCAGCAGCCGGCGCACCGAGCGTGA